In Staphylococcus saccharolyticus, one genomic interval encodes:
- the cudC gene encoding choline uptake/conversion transcriptional regulator CudC, whose translation MTRNKNDTHQIEEAKDLVINSIGETMDLYGINRSVGNLYGIMVFEGSMTLDEMRQQLQMSKPSMSSGVKKLQEYDIVKQQFTRGSRKQHFIAEKNFFTFFRNFFTRKWEREIDTNMEAIKDAEKIIQPFLDKDHLDNETKEQALNVKSQLEHSKVYYEWLAQLSDALESGEIFDYFPIPEQNNNNN comes from the coding sequence ATGACACGTAATAAAAACGACACGCACCAAATCGAAGAAGCTAAAGATTTAGTGATTAATTCAATTGGTGAAACTATGGATTTATACGGTATTAATCGCAGCGTAGGAAATTTGTATGGCATAATGGTGTTCGAAGGTAGTATGACACTAGATGAAATGCGCCAACAGCTTCAAATGAGTAAACCAAGTATGAGTTCAGGTGTCAAAAAACTTCAAGAATATGATATCGTTAAGCAACAATTTACACGCGGCAGTCGTAAACAACATTTTATTGCTGAAAAAAACTTCTTTACGTTTTTCCGTAACTTCTTCACGCGCAAATGGGAACGTGAAATTGATACGAATATGGAAGCAATAAAAGATGCTGAAAAGATTATCCAACCATTCCTCGATAAAGATCATTTAGACAATGAAACAAAAGAGCAAGCGTTAAATGTTAAGTCTCAGCTAGAACATTCAAAAGTTTACTACGAATGGCTTGCACAACTTAGCGATGCTTTAGAATCTGGTGAAATATTTGATTATTTCCCTATCCCTGAACAAAACAATAACAATAACTAA
- a CDS encoding assimilatory sulfite reductase (NADPH) flavoprotein subunit: protein MNLSVTNSPFTEGQASQINELLQTLTPNQKAWLSGYLMANQQTITTSDSVAKNETSPQTLNNNTEAMLQQNGPSVTPEKRSIAVLYGSETGNAQGLAEIFEQRLSDIGNNVTLKSMDAFKPKDLKKVEDLFIVTATHGEGDPPDNAVELHEYIHGRKAPKLNGVRFSVLALGDQTYEFFCQTGKDFDNRLAELGAERIYNRVDCDVDYEEAAEKWMANVISAIDSTPAGTESEQIVSESIKSDKEKKYSKSNPYEAEVLTNINLNGRGSNKETRHIELLLDNFGEEYEPGDCLVVLPQNDPALVDLLVSTLGWSPDTQVLINEYGDTLNLEEALTSHFEITKLTKPLLENAAMFFDNDELTEKIQDKAWIQSYIEGRDFIDLLNDFATTELQPENLHQLLRKLPPREYSISSSYKATPDEVHITVGTVRYNTHSRNRAGVCSVQFAERIQEGDTVPIYLKRNPNFKFPKDDSTPVIMIGPGTGVAPFRSYMQECEELGFEGNTWLFFGEQHFTTDFLYQTEWQEWLKDGTLSKLDVAFSRDTDQKVYVQHRITENSEQFNQWLENGAVIYICGDESKMAKDVHEAIKSVLKKEQNLSDEDAEVYLKQLKRDKRYQRDVY from the coding sequence TTGAACTTAAGTGTCACAAATAGTCCTTTTACTGAAGGACAAGCATCACAAATTAATGAATTACTTCAAACCTTAACGCCTAATCAAAAAGCATGGTTAAGTGGCTATCTAATGGCAAACCAACAAACAATTACAACATCAGACAGTGTAGCGAAGAATGAAACATCTCCACAAACTTTAAATAATAATACTGAAGCTATGTTGCAACAAAATGGGCCTTCAGTCACACCTGAAAAACGTTCGATAGCGGTTTTATATGGCTCGGAAACAGGAAATGCTCAAGGTTTAGCAGAAATATTTGAGCAAAGACTATCTGATATTGGTAACAATGTAACATTGAAATCTATGGATGCATTTAAACCCAAAGATTTAAAGAAAGTAGAGGATTTATTTATTGTTACTGCAACGCATGGTGAAGGAGATCCACCAGATAATGCTGTGGAATTGCATGAATACATTCATGGAAGAAAAGCACCTAAATTAAATGGCGTAAGATTCTCAGTTCTTGCGTTAGGGGATCAAACCTACGAATTCTTTTGTCAGACTGGCAAAGACTTTGATAATCGTTTAGCCGAATTAGGAGCAGAAAGAATTTATAATCGTGTTGATTGTGACGTTGATTATGAAGAAGCTGCTGAAAAATGGATGGCTAATGTTATCAGCGCTATAGATTCTACGCCAGCAGGTACAGAAAGCGAACAAATTGTAAGTGAATCTATTAAATCAGATAAAGAAAAGAAGTATTCTAAGTCTAATCCTTATGAAGCGGAAGTACTGACAAATATTAATTTAAATGGTAGAGGTTCTAATAAAGAAACGAGACATATTGAGCTTCTTCTTGATAATTTTGGCGAAGAATATGAGCCTGGAGATTGTCTTGTTGTATTACCTCAAAATGACCCAGCTTTGGTAGATTTATTAGTAAGTACGCTAGGTTGGAGCCCAGATACACAAGTGTTGATTAATGAATATGGAGATACTTTAAATCTTGAAGAGGCTTTAACCTCTCATTTTGAAATTACGAAGCTAACTAAACCACTTTTAGAAAATGCTGCTATGTTCTTTGATAATGATGAATTAACTGAAAAAATTCAAGATAAAGCATGGATTCAGAGTTATATAGAAGGTCGTGACTTTATCGATTTATTAAATGACTTTGCGACGACTGAATTGCAACCAGAAAATCTACATCAATTATTAAGAAAGCTACCACCAAGAGAATATTCGATTTCTAGTAGCTACAAAGCTACACCAGATGAAGTGCATATCACTGTGGGTACTGTAAGATACAATACACACAGTCGCAATCGTGCGGGCGTGTGTTCAGTTCAATTTGCAGAGAGAATCCAAGAAGGAGATACCGTTCCAATATATTTAAAAAGAAATCCTAATTTTAAATTTCCTAAAGATGATTCGACACCTGTGATTATGATAGGTCCAGGTACTGGTGTTGCACCTTTTAGATCGTATATGCAAGAATGTGAAGAATTAGGTTTTGAGGGCAATACATGGCTATTTTTCGGTGAACAACATTTTACAACTGATTTTCTTTATCAAACTGAATGGCAAGAGTGGCTTAAAGACGGTACTTTATCAAAGTTAGATGTTGCATTTTCTAGAGACACTGATCAAAAGGTATATGTTCAACATAGAATTACCGAAAATAGTGAGCAATTTAATCAATGGCTTGAAAACGGTGCAGTGATATATATTTGTGGCGATGAAAGTAAAATGGCTAAGGATGTTCATGAAGCGATTAAAAGTGTACTAAAGAAAGAACAAAATTTATCTGATGAGGATGCAGAAGTATATCTAAAACAGTTAAAACGAGATAAAAGATATCAACGAGACGTGTATTAA
- the betB gene encoding betaine-aldehyde dehydrogenase, whose protein sequence is MELVDKLSNRQFIDGEWVESSNKNTRDIINPYNQETIFSVAEGTKEDVERAILAARRSFEEGEWSQETSEVRGKKVRAIADKIKENREELAQLETLDTGKTLEESYADMDDIHNVFMYFAGLADKDGGEVINSPIPNAESKVVKEPVGVVTQITPWNYPLLQASWKIAPALATGCSLVMKPSEITPLTTIRIFELMEEVGFPKGTINLVLGAGSEVGDVMSGHEEVDLVSFTGGIETGKHIMKQAADHVTDVALELGGKNPNIIFDDADFELAVDQALNGGYFHAGQVCSAGSRILVHNDIKDKFEQALIARVNKIKLGNGFDKETEMGPVISTAHRDKIESYMEIAKKDGATIAIGGKRPEREDLQAGLFFEPTVITDCDTSMRIVQEEVFGPVVTVEGFSNEEEAIRLANDSIYGLAGAVFSKDIGKAQRVANQLKLGTVWINDFHPYFAQAPWGGYKQSGIGRELGKEGLEEYLVTKHILTNTNPEPVNWFSK, encoded by the coding sequence ATGGAACTTGTAGATAAATTATCAAATCGTCAATTTATTGATGGAGAATGGGTTGAAAGTTCAAATAAAAATACAAGAGATATTATAAATCCTTACAATCAAGAAACTATCTTTTCTGTAGCGGAAGGTACAAAAGAGGATGTTGAAAGAGCGATTTTAGCTGCAAGAAGATCATTTGAAGAAGGCGAATGGTCACAAGAAACAAGTGAAGTTAGAGGTAAAAAAGTTAGAGCTATAGCAGATAAAATTAAAGAAAACCGTGAAGAGTTAGCTCAGTTAGAAACATTAGACACTGGTAAAACACTTGAAGAATCATATGCAGACATGGACGACATTCATAATGTATTTATGTATTTCGCAGGTTTAGCTGACAAAGACGGTGGCGAAGTAATTAATTCACCAATTCCAAATGCAGAAAGTAAAGTGGTTAAAGAGCCAGTAGGTGTTGTCACTCAAATTACGCCATGGAATTATCCTTTGTTACAAGCATCTTGGAAGATTGCACCTGCACTAGCAACAGGTTGCTCATTGGTGATGAAACCCAGTGAAATCACACCATTAACTACAATTCGTATATTTGAACTAATGGAAGAAGTTGGTTTCCCTAAAGGAACAATCAATCTTGTTCTGGGTGCTGGTTCAGAAGTTGGCGATGTGATGTCCGGTCATGAAGAGGTAGATTTAGTGTCATTTACAGGCGGTATCGAAACAGGAAAACATATTATGAAACAAGCAGCTGATCATGTGACTGATGTTGCATTAGAATTAGGCGGTAAAAATCCTAACATTATTTTTGATGATGCAGACTTTGAATTAGCAGTAGATCAAGCGCTTAATGGAGGATACTTCCATGCTGGTCAAGTATGTTCAGCTGGTTCAAGAATCTTAGTTCATAATGATATTAAAGATAAATTTGAACAGGCTCTCATAGCCCGCGTCAACAAAATCAAACTTGGTAATGGTTTTGATAAAGAAACTGAAATGGGACCAGTCATTTCAACTGCTCATCGTGATAAAATTGAAAGCTATATGGAAATTGCTAAAAAGGATGGCGCAACTATCGCAATTGGTGGTAAACGACCTGAACGAGAAGACTTACAAGCAGGTTTATTCTTTGAACCGACTGTAATTACAGATTGTGATACGTCTATGCGTATTGTTCAAGAAGAAGTCTTCGGACCAGTAGTTACAGTTGAAGGTTTCTCAAATGAAGAAGAAGCGATTCGCTTAGCAAATGATTCAATTTATGGGTTAGCAGGTGCTGTGTTCTCTAAAGATATCGGTAAAGCACAACGTGTTGCAAATCAATTGAAACTTGGTACAGTTTGGATTAATGATTTTCATCCTTATTTCGCTCAAGCGCCATGGGGAGGCTATAAACAATCTGGTATCGGTAGAGAACTTGGTAAAGAAGGCTTAGAAGAGTACTTAGTGACTAAGCATATTCTTACAAATACTAACCCTGAACCAGTTAATTGGTTTAGTAAGTAA
- a CDS encoding BCCT family transporter, whose translation MKKEKVMDWMTFIGVVIVLLFAVIPMMVFPKASETIITDINSAITNSIGSIYLFMGLAIFCFVLYIAFGKYGNVTLGRASDKPEFNNFTWAAMLFCAGIGSDILYWGVIEWAFYYQVPPNGAKAMSDEALQYATQYGMFHWGPIAWAIYVLPALPIGYLVFVKKKPIYKISQACRPILKGQTDKLLGKIVDILFIFGLLGGAATSLALGVPMISAGIEKLTGLDGSNMVLRSIILLTITVIFAISSYTGLKKGIQKLSDVNVWLSFLLLAFVFIVGPTVFIMETTVTAFGNMLRDFFHMATWMEPFGGIHGRKETNFPQDWTIFYWSWWLVYAPFIGLFIARISKGRTLKEVVLGTICYGTLGCVLFFGIFGNYAVYLQITGQFNVVNYLNSHGTEATIIEVMHQLPFPTITIILFLISAFLFLATTFDSGSYILAAASQKKVIGEPLRANRLFWAFALCLLPFSLMLVGGERALEVLKTASLLASVPLIIIFTLMMISFLIILGRDRIKLQKRADKLKEVERRSLRIVQVKEEPEDDNL comes from the coding sequence TTGAAAAAGGAAAAAGTTATGGACTGGATGACTTTCATAGGCGTGGTCATTGTGTTACTTTTTGCCGTTATACCTATGATGGTTTTTCCAAAAGCAAGTGAAACAATCATTACTGATATTAATAGTGCCATTACTAATTCAATTGGTTCGATTTACTTATTTATGGGGCTAGCAATATTTTGTTTCGTACTATACATAGCATTTGGTAAGTATGGGAATGTCACTTTAGGAAGAGCGAGTGACAAACCTGAGTTTAATAATTTTACATGGGCAGCTATGTTATTTTGTGCTGGTATCGGTTCAGATATTTTATATTGGGGTGTGATTGAATGGGCATTCTATTATCAAGTACCTCCTAATGGAGCGAAGGCAATGTCTGATGAAGCACTTCAATACGCGACCCAATATGGGATGTTCCATTGGGGACCAATTGCCTGGGCAATATATGTACTTCCAGCATTACCAATTGGTTACTTAGTCTTTGTTAAGAAGAAGCCGATTTATAAAATTAGTCAAGCTTGTCGTCCAATCTTAAAGGGACAAACAGATAAGTTATTAGGTAAAATTGTCGATATCTTATTTATCTTTGGATTATTAGGTGGTGCAGCAACGTCACTTGCATTAGGTGTACCAATGATTTCAGCAGGTATCGAAAAATTAACTGGTTTAGACGGCTCTAACATGGTTTTACGTTCAATCATTTTATTAACAATAACAGTTATTTTTGCAATCAGTTCTTACACTGGTTTGAAAAAAGGTATCCAAAAATTAAGTGACGTTAACGTGTGGTTATCATTCTTATTATTAGCGTTTGTATTTATTGTTGGACCTACTGTGTTTATTATGGAAACAACAGTGACTGCATTCGGTAACATGTTAAGAGATTTCTTCCATATGGCGACATGGATGGAACCTTTTGGAGGCATTCACGGACGTAAAGAAACTAACTTCCCTCAAGACTGGACTATCTTCTATTGGTCATGGTGGTTAGTCTATGCACCATTTATAGGATTATTTATTGCTCGTATTTCAAAAGGTCGTACACTTAAAGAGGTTGTTTTAGGTACAATTTGCTATGGTACGCTAGGATGTGTATTGTTCTTCGGAATTTTTGGTAACTATGCCGTTTACTTACAAATTACAGGACAGTTTAACGTTGTTAATTACTTAAATAGTCATGGTACCGAGGCAACAATTATAGAAGTGATGCATCAGTTACCATTCCCAACGATTACAATTATTTTATTCTTAATTTCAGCATTTTTATTCCTAGCAACAACATTTGATTCTGGTTCATATATTTTAGCAGCTGCTTCACAGAAAAAAGTAATTGGTGAACCTTTAAGAGCTAATCGCTTATTTTGGGCATTTGCATTATGTTTATTGCCATTTTCTCTTATGCTAGTAGGAGGAGAAAGAGCATTAGAGGTATTGAAAACAGCATCTCTGTTAGCTAGTGTACCTTTAATTATCATTTTTACATTAATGATGATATCGTTCTTAATCATTCTTGGACGAGATAGAATTAAACTGCAAAAACGTGCGGATAAATTAAAAGAAGTAGAGAGACGTTCCTTGAGAATAGTGCAGGTTAAAGAAGAACCTGAAGATGATAATTTATAG
- a CDS encoding CHAP domain-containing protein — protein MKKIATATIATAGIATLGFMQHDADAAENNNGYNPNDPYSYSYTYTIDQQGNYHYQWQGNWSPDQAQQGYNYSYGNQGTQNYRSYHNYNTNNNYQNQLYTSNNNRGGLSASYSTSDRNVKVTTQSAPSTKAKSQSSVAFSGQASSGSNLYTSGQCTYYVYDKVGGKIGSTWGNANNWANAATKDGYTVNNTPKKGAVMQTSQGAFGHVAYVESVSSNGSVKVSEMNYNGGPGVVSTRTISASQAKSYNYIS, from the coding sequence ATGAAAAAGATCGCTACAGCTACAATCGCTACAGCAGGTATCGCAACTTTAGGATTTATGCAACATGATGCAGATGCAGCAGAAAATAATAATGGATATAACCCTAACGATCCATATTCTTATAGCTACACTTATACAATCGATCAACAAGGTAATTATCATTACCAATGGCAAGGTAACTGGAGTCCAGACCAAGCTCAACAAGGATATAATTATTCATATGGTAACCAAGGGACTCAAAACTATCGTTCATATCACAATTACAACACAAACAATAATTATCAAAATCAATTATATACATCAAACAACAACCGCGGTGGCTTAAGTGCAAGTTACTCAACTTCAGACAGAAATGTTAAGGTTACTACGCAATCTGCACCATCTACAAAAGCTAAAAGTCAATCTTCAGTAGCATTCTCAGGTCAAGCGTCTTCAGGTTCAAACCTATATACTTCAGGTCAATGTACATATTATGTATATGACAAAGTTGGCGGTAAAATTGGTTCAACTTGGGGTAATGCAAATAACTGGGCTAACGCAGCTACAAAAGATGGCTACACTGTAAATAATACACCTAAAAAAGGTGCAGTGATGCAAACTTCACAAGGTGCATTTGGACACGTTGCTTACGTTGAAAGTGTTAGTAGCAATGGTTCAGTTAAAGTATCTGAAATGAACTATAATGGTGGTCCTGGTGTTGTATCAACACGTACAATTTCAGCAAGCCAAGCTAAATCATATAACTATATCTCATAA
- the nrdD gene encoding anaerobic ribonucleoside-triphosphate reductase, with translation MTTLETSITRLITKDPTILNENANKDSNTFSTMRDLTAGTVSRSYALEHLLPKNVAQAHQSGDIHFHDLDYHPFQPLTNCCLIDAKDMLEQGFEIGNAHVTTPKSIQTASAQLVQIIANVSSSQYGGCTVDRVDELLSTYAKINEQHHREMAKAFVQTDKLEEYVDTQVTKDIGDAIESLEYEINTLYTSNGQTPFVTLGLGLGTDKLSRKIQQAILHTRIKGLGKERMTAIFPKLVFSIKKGVNFSPEDPNYDIKQLALECSTKRMYPDILNYNKLVELLGDFKAPMGCRSFLPSWMNNDGEFENNGRCNLGVVTLNVPRIAIESNGDMEQFWNIFEQRMELMHDALVYRIERLCDAIPDNAPILYKSGAFKNKLDSEDKVESLFTNQRATISMGYIGLYEAATMFYGPDWEQNPEAKTFTLDILREMKQYQVAWTKQYDIWFSIYSTPSESLTDRFCRLDKERFGAIPDITDKGYYQSSFHYDVRKDVTPFEKLDFEKDYPYYASGGFIHYCEYPKLNHNLKALEAVWDYSYDKVGYLGTNIPIDHCYRCDYDGDFETTANGYRCPHCGNADPKTVDVVKRTCGYLGNPVQRPVIEGRQKEICARVKHMKEPRS, from the coding sequence ATGACTACTTTAGAAACATCGATAACACGATTAATAACGAAAGATCCAACGATATTAAACGAAAACGCAAATAAAGATAGTAATACATTTTCAACAATGAGAGATTTAACTGCAGGTACGGTATCTAGATCATATGCACTTGAACATTTACTTCCTAAGAATGTTGCGCAAGCACATCAATCTGGAGATATTCATTTTCATGATTTAGATTATCATCCATTTCAGCCATTGACGAATTGTTGTTTAATAGATGCTAAAGATATGTTAGAACAAGGATTTGAAATTGGAAATGCTCATGTAACAACTCCAAAATCAATTCAAACAGCGTCAGCTCAACTTGTACAAATTATTGCTAATGTTTCTAGTAGCCAGTACGGTGGATGTACTGTAGACCGCGTAGATGAATTGCTTAGTACATATGCAAAAATTAACGAACAACATCATAGAGAAATGGCCAAAGCATTCGTTCAAACTGACAAACTTGAAGAATACGTTGATACACAAGTGACAAAAGATATTGGTGATGCCATTGAGAGTTTAGAGTACGAAATTAATACACTTTATACATCAAATGGGCAGACACCATTCGTTACATTAGGATTAGGGCTTGGTACAGATAAATTGAGTCGTAAAATCCAACAAGCTATTTTACATACAAGAATTAAAGGTCTAGGTAAAGAACGTATGACTGCGATTTTCCCTAAACTTGTTTTTTCAATAAAAAAAGGGGTTAACTTTAGTCCGGAAGATCCTAATTATGATATTAAGCAACTTGCATTAGAATGTTCAACTAAACGTATGTATCCAGATATTTTAAATTATAATAAGCTTGTTGAACTTTTAGGTGATTTTAAAGCGCCGATGGGTTGTCGTTCGTTTTTACCTAGTTGGATGAATAATGATGGAGAATTTGAAAATAATGGTCGTTGTAATCTTGGCGTTGTAACTTTGAATGTACCGAGAATTGCTATTGAATCAAATGGAGACATGGAACAATTCTGGAATATTTTTGAACAACGAATGGAATTAATGCACGACGCTTTAGTTTATCGTATAGAAAGACTTTGTGATGCTATTCCAGATAATGCGCCAATTCTTTATAAAAGTGGGGCATTTAAAAATAAACTTGATTCAGAAGATAAGGTGGAATCTTTATTTACAAATCAACGTGCTACGATTTCAATGGGGTATATAGGATTGTATGAAGCAGCAACAATGTTTTATGGTCCAGATTGGGAACAAAATCCAGAAGCTAAAACATTCACATTAGATATTTTAAGAGAAATGAAACAGTATCAAGTCGCATGGACCAAACAATATGATATTTGGTTTAGTATATACAGTACTCCGAGTGAATCATTGACGGATAGATTTTGTCGTTTGGATAAAGAACGTTTTGGTGCTATCCCAGATATTACAGATAAAGGCTACTACCAAAGTTCATTCCACTATGATGTACGCAAGGATGTAACGCCATTCGAGAAATTAGACTTTGAAAAGGATTATCCATATTATGCAAGTGGCGGATTCATACATTATTGTGAATATCCAAAGTTAAATCACAATTTAAAAGCCTTAGAAGCGGTTTGGGATTATTCTTACGATAAGGTTGGCTATCTAGGTACAAATATTCCTATTGACCATTGTTATCGTTGTGATTACGATGGTGACTTTGAAACAACTGCTAATGGATATAGATGTCCACATTGTGGCAATGCAGATCCTAAAACAGTTGATGTCGTTAAACGTACGTGTGGCTATCTAGGCAATCCAGTTCAAAGACCTGTAATAGAAGGTCGTCAAAAAGAAATTTGTGCCAGAGTAAAACATATGAAGGAACCTCGTTCATGA
- a CDS encoding NAD(P)-binding protein, translated as MNIPLMVDLTKKKIIIVGGGKIATRRVQTLLDYTNNIHVISPTITETIEKLVKTGRISYSEKCFESKDIEKADLVIAATNLEMVNNQVRLSVPSHALFNHAGRAELGNITFPNVFKRDRLTISVSTGGVSPKLGQRIIKSLEDTYTEDYADYVQFLYESRKYIKALKIGPSDKQALLEDILSDTYLDEKKQHVFIRWLKSQVK; from the coding sequence GTGAATATACCATTAATGGTTGATTTAACTAAAAAAAAGATAATCATCGTCGGGGGAGGAAAAATTGCAACTCGCCGTGTTCAAACATTGTTAGATTATACGAATAATATTCACGTGATTAGTCCAACTATTACAGAAACAATAGAAAAGTTAGTAAAGACTGGACGTATTTCTTACTCGGAAAAATGTTTTGAGTCTAAAGATATTGAAAAAGCAGATTTAGTGATTGCAGCTACAAATCTTGAAATGGTTAATAATCAAGTTAGATTATCAGTGCCAAGCCATGCATTATTTAATCATGCCGGACGTGCTGAGTTGGGAAATATCACTTTTCCAAATGTTTTTAAAAGAGATAGATTAACAATCAGTGTTTCTACTGGAGGGGTAAGTCCTAAATTAGGGCAGCGTATTATTAAAAGTTTAGAAGATACTTATACAGAAGATTATGCAGACTATGTTCAGTTTTTATATGAAAGTAGAAAGTACATTAAAGCACTCAAAATAGGGCCATCTGATAAACAAGCGTTACTTGAAGACATTTTATCAGACACATATTTAGATGAGAAGAAGCAACATGTATTCATCCGATGGCTTAAATCACAAGTCAAATGA
- the nrdG gene encoding anaerobic ribonucleoside-triphosphate reductase activating protein yields MSILEIKKGQNHIAKIESQSFVDGEGVRCSVYVSGCPFQCEKCYNVKAQNFKYGASFQEEMIKEILGNCAPSYIAGLSILGGEPFCNLTITLKLAHTFRQRFGHSKTLWIWTGFLYEYLKNQTDERKELLNLTDVLVDGMFIHHLYRPNLPYKGSLNQRVINVRDSLQQNHLIEYVS; encoded by the coding sequence ATGAGTATTTTAGAAATTAAGAAGGGGCAAAACCATATCGCTAAAATTGAAAGTCAAAGTTTTGTTGATGGCGAAGGGGTACGATGTAGCGTGTATGTTTCAGGCTGTCCTTTTCAGTGTGAAAAATGTTATAACGTCAAAGCACAAAACTTTAAATATGGAGCGTCGTTTCAAGAGGAAATGATTAAAGAAATCTTAGGTAATTGTGCACCTTCATATATCGCTGGTTTAAGTATTTTAGGCGGAGAACCATTTTGTAATTTAACCATTACTCTTAAATTAGCGCATACGTTTAGACAGCGTTTTGGACATAGTAAGACGCTTTGGATATGGACAGGATTTTTATATGAATATTTAAAAAATCAAACCGATGAACGTAAGGAATTATTAAATCTAACTGATGTGTTAGTAGACGGCATGTTTATACATCATTTATATCGTCCTAACCTTCCATATAAAGGATCACTTAACCAACGAGTGATTAATGTAAGGGACTCTTTACAACAAAATCATCTTATCGAATATGTATCCTGA
- a CDS encoding anaerobic C4-dicarboxylate transporter family protein, with amino-acid sequence MLLFIIEIIIMILTILLGLRTAGALGCGIFAIVAQLIMIFVFQLPPGSAPVTAVLIILSIGIAGGTLQATGGIDYLVYIASRVIERFPKSIIFIAPMIVFLFVFGIGTANIALSLEPIIAKTAQKARIQPKRALTASVLTANLALLCSPAASATAYIISVLAGYEISMGKYLSIVLPTALISMVMLSVFCTFVGRKEKVYDESERLVQMPEVEIENEFSTKVKLGVMAFILCVLGILTFGIFPNLMPQFNVGSKVVKVEMTEIVQFFMYLSAAVNLLLIKINTSDILSSNITQSAMGALFAVLGPGWLGATIFNAPHNLKILKTDIGHIVSEVPWLVIILVSVVAMIVISQTATASIMVPIVMSIGILPIYFVAMVQTLNVNFVIPAQPTLLFAVELDETGRTRPTSFIIPGFFVITVSVITGFIIKTILGY; translated from the coding sequence ATGTTATTGTTTATCATAGAAATCATCATTATGATTCTAACGATATTATTAGGACTAAGAACAGCTGGAGCACTTGGATGTGGGATTTTCGCCATCGTAGCTCAGCTTATTATGATATTTGTTTTCCAATTACCTCCAGGTTCAGCCCCTGTTACGGCAGTATTAATCATCCTATCCATCGGCATTGCAGGTGGTACTTTACAAGCCACTGGTGGTATCGATTATTTAGTTTATATCGCATCTCGTGTGATTGAACGTTTTCCAAAATCGATTATATTTATTGCACCAATGATTGTGTTTTTATTTGTTTTTGGAATCGGTACAGCTAATATTGCGTTGTCATTGGAACCTATTATTGCTAAAACTGCGCAAAAAGCCCGTATTCAACCTAAACGTGCATTAACAGCATCAGTGTTAACAGCTAATTTAGCTTTATTATGTAGTCCCGCTGCTTCAGCTACAGCTTACATTATTTCAGTACTAGCCGGTTATGAGATTTCAATGGGCAAATATTTAAGTATTGTGTTGCCAACTGCATTGATTAGCATGGTCATGCTTAGCGTTTTTTGTACATTTGTTGGACGGAAAGAGAAGGTATACGATGAATCTGAGCGATTAGTCCAGATGCCAGAAGTAGAAATTGAAAATGAATTTTCTACGAAAGTCAAACTGGGCGTAATGGCATTTATCTTATGTGTATTAGGTATTTTAACTTTTGGAATTTTTCCAAACCTAATGCCTCAATTTAATGTTGGGAGCAAGGTTGTTAAAGTTGAGATGACAGAAATTGTACAATTCTTTATGTATTTAAGTGCTGCGGTTAATCTATTATTAATCAAAATTAATACATCGGATATTTTATCATCCAATATTACGCAATCAGCAATGGGGGCTTTATTCGCAGTTCTTGGTCCAGGTTGGTTAGGTGCGACAATTTTTAATGCGCCACATAATCTAAAAATATTAAAAACCGATATTGGCCATATTGTAAGTGAAGTTCCGTGGTTAGTCATTATATTAGTTTCTGTTGTAGCGATGATTGTTATTTCACAAACTGCCACTGCCTCAATTATGGTTCCTATCGTTATGAGTATTGGTATTCTGCCTATTTATTTTGTAGCGATGGTACAGACTTTGAATGTGAATTTTGTCATACCCGCTCAACCTACCTTATTATTTGCAGTAGAATTAGACGAAACAGGACGCACTAGACCGACAAGCTTTATTATTCCTGGTTTCTTTGTAATAACAGTGTCAGTTATTACTGGATTTATTATTAAAACCATTCTAGGTTACTAG